In a single window of the Rhopalosiphum padi isolate XX-2018 chromosome 1, ASM2088224v1, whole genome shotgun sequence genome:
- the LOC132931666 gene encoding zinc finger protein 484-like isoform X1, whose translation MAHAVGVKVWEVTCDGTASNLSTMTHLGCKLIGSYAEIKKSFYIPGIEWKLKKNGFEFCQQNKCITYRLAKKLTAETLSFSTADALEVLNCLNVPEFKNDLFLSTQTQISSSNMASALEEREELSSKCFICNVKVTTRSSYNIYCTFMPQRELLLIDVMSKILKKVLNPSQMRSSLLCRRCFTLFDELDQISTRFKKLQTDIIKRYTSTCNEYKDEHFFKIVNSMTPIKIEELSHSEQENDNKSFNDDDENSEKSSIALNEIVENIISNIQADETMDNDEEIKECTSDTSKDKIVLINEKVTEHIDAVDIPLSVVEESTCETKSRKLSVDNNYKCEQCDDSFLQASDLKNHFNMVHKSTKSFFCSVCDKSFSTKQALNNHLSKEHNTLDKKTINDQVDSISPAVKTENETSICDTDSNIVSEASTDYINDAPEGVVIDVKPEFSIDNSMYLEEVVQEENEDDDFEWKEEQQLNYIEENIIEDSSSAIDETITPSSGSEKSDKKRKKRGSSRSGERACLPAIHSCILCGKKWRTVTELKSHVQSHSSLRPYVCEICGQAYKMKKALDVHIGMHNGIHPFTCEYCNKSFTQKVGLQKHIPIHTGYTRFQCDLCGKRFIHQKSFHIHTMTHTGEKHVKCSECGLAVLSQSHLKRHLRVHTGERPYACPICGKRFAEKYNMNAHVHIHENNSGNAPRRNRNHICQLCGMSYDRKHKLEYHLASAHNKIDSKLSQDQELVQLQQPKIEYFQENSQGHQIINVDNNAIEHNGSTTMITVSGVKLPISLDGAPIMVTTMPQESHTTNLVPLNIPTGPLLTYRPSNTNDNNDQQMVDGSQNSYMPQNPVTIQLS comes from the exons ATGGCACATGCAGTTGGAGTTAAAGTATGGGAAGTTACTTGTGATGGCACAGCTTCTAATTTATCCACAATGACACATTTAGGCTGTAAACTTATTGGAAGTTATGCTGAAATAAAGAAATCGTTTTATATTCCAGGAATTGAGTGgaag CTCAAAAAAAATGGGTTTGAATTTTGCCAACAAAATAAGTGCATCACATATAGATTGGCAAAAAAATTAACTGCTGAAACACTGAGCTTTTCTACAGCTGATGCTTTAGAAGTATTAAATTGTCTTAATGTTCctgaatttaaaaatg aCCTCTTTTTAAGTACACAAACACAAATATCTTCAAGTAATATGGCTTCTGCTTTAGAAGAAAGAGAAGAACTaagttcaaaatgttttatatgcAATGTCAAAGTTACAACTCGTTCATCATACAATATCTATTGTACTTTTATGCCTCAAAGAGAGTTATTGTTAATAGATGTCATgtctaaaatacttaaaaaggtTTTAAATCCTTCTCAAATGAGAAGCTCACTATTGTGTCGAAG gTGCTTTACACTTTTTGATGAGTTGGATCAGATATCTACACGTTTCAAAAAGCTTCAAACTGACATTATTAAACGTTACACTTCTACTTGTAACGAATATAaagatgaacatttttttaaaattgtgaatAGTATGACTCCGATAAAAATTGAAGAACTTTCACACAGTGAACAAGAAAATGATAACAAATCctttaatgatgatgatgaaaaTAGCGAAAAATCATCCATAGCTTTAAATGag ATTGTTGAGAATATCATCAGTAACATACAAGCTGATGAAACTATGGACAACGATGAAGAAATTAAAGAATGTACTTCTGATACTTCAAAAGATAAAATTGTACTAATTAATGAAAAGGTTACAGAACATATTGATGCAGTAGATATCCCTTTATCTGTTGTTGAAGAATCAACCTGTGAAACAA aatcAAGGAAACTAagtgttgataataattacaaatgtgAGCAATGTGATGATTCTTTTCTTCAAGCTTCAGATTTAAAGAATCATTTTAATATGGTTCATAAAAGTACTAAAAGTTTCTTTTGTTCTGTTTGCGATAAAAGTTTTTCAACCAAACAAgcattaaataatcatttgtcCAAAGAACATAACACTTTAGATAAAAAGACAATTAATGATCAAGTTGATTCAATTTCTCCAGCAGTTAAAA cTGAAAATGAAACCTCCATTTGTGATACGGATTCAAACATAGTCAGTGAAGCTAGTACTGATTATATAAATGATGCTCCCGAAGGTGTGGTAATTGACGTGAAACCTGAATTTTCCATTGATAATAGCATGTATTTAGAGGAAGTTGTACAAGAAGAAAATGAAGATGATGATTTTGAATGGAAAGAAGAACAACAACTTAACTATATTGAAGAAAATATCATAGAAGATAGTTCAAGTGCAATTGATGAAACAATAACCCCTTCATCGGGATCAgaaaaatctgataaaaaacgaaaaaaaagagGTAGCTCACGTTCTGGTGAACGTGCATGTTTGCCAGCTATACATAGTTGTATACTTTGTGGAAAAAAATGGAGGACAGTCACAGAGTTAAAATCTCATGTACAATCGCACAGTTCTCTTAGGCCTTATGTCTGTGag atatgtGGTCAagcatataaaatgaaaaaagctTTAGACGTGCACATTGGAATGCACAATGGTATACATCCTTTTACTTGTGAATACTGTAATAAGTCTTTTACACAAAAAGTTGGTCTACAAAAACATATTCCCATCCATACTGGATATACACGGTTTCAATGTGATTTGTGTGGGAAGcgatttattcatcaaaaaagtTTTCATATACATACAATGACTCATACAGGTGAAAAACATGTTAAATGCTCTGAGTGTGGTTTGGCTGTTTTATCTCAATCACATCTTAAGCGACATTTAAGAGTTCATACTGGAGAGCGACCATATGCTTGTCCAATATGTGGCAAACGTTTTGCAGAAAAGTATAACATGAACGCTCATGTGCATATTCACGAAAATAACTCAGGAAATGCACCAAGGAGAAATAGAAATCATAT atGTCAATTGTGTGGTATGAGTTATGATCGAAAACATAAACTTGAATATCATTTAGCTTCAGCACATAACAAAATTGACAGTAAACTTTCTCAAGATCAAGAATTGGTGCAATTACAACAACCAAAAATTGAATACTTTCAAGAA aattccCAAGGTCATCAAATCATCAATGTGGATAATAATGCTATTGAACACAATGGTAGCACTACAATGATAACAGTTAGTGGTGTCAAACTTCCAATATCCTTAGATGGTGCTCCAATTATGGTTACTACGATGCCACAAGAATCCCATACTACCAATCTTGTACCGCTCAACATACCTACAGGTCCTCTTCTTACTTACAGGCCATCAAAcacaaatgataataatgatcaaCAGATGGTTGATGGTTCACAAAACTCTTATATGCCACAAAATCCTGTTACAATACAATTGTCTTAA
- the LOC132931666 gene encoding zinc finger protein 484-like isoform X2 → MASALEEREELSSKCFICNVKVTTRSSYNIYCTFMPQRELLLIDVMSKILKKVLNPSQMRSSLLCRRCFTLFDELDQISTRFKKLQTDIIKRYTSTCNEYKDEHFFKIVNSMTPIKIEELSHSEQENDNKSFNDDDENSEKSSIALNEIVENIISNIQADETMDNDEEIKECTSDTSKDKIVLINEKVTEHIDAVDIPLSVVEESTCETKSRKLSVDNNYKCEQCDDSFLQASDLKNHFNMVHKSTKSFFCSVCDKSFSTKQALNNHLSKEHNTLDKKTINDQVDSISPAVKTENETSICDTDSNIVSEASTDYINDAPEGVVIDVKPEFSIDNSMYLEEVVQEENEDDDFEWKEEQQLNYIEENIIEDSSSAIDETITPSSGSEKSDKKRKKRGSSRSGERACLPAIHSCILCGKKWRTVTELKSHVQSHSSLRPYVCEICGQAYKMKKALDVHIGMHNGIHPFTCEYCNKSFTQKVGLQKHIPIHTGYTRFQCDLCGKRFIHQKSFHIHTMTHTGEKHVKCSECGLAVLSQSHLKRHLRVHTGERPYACPICGKRFAEKYNMNAHVHIHENNSGNAPRRNRNHICQLCGMSYDRKHKLEYHLASAHNKIDSKLSQDQELVQLQQPKIEYFQENSQGHQIINVDNNAIEHNGSTTMITVSGVKLPISLDGAPIMVTTMPQESHTTNLVPLNIPTGPLLTYRPSNTNDNNDQQMVDGSQNSYMPQNPVTIQLS, encoded by the exons ATGGCTTCTGCTTTAGAAGAAAGAGAAGAACTaagttcaaaatgttttatatgcAATGTCAAAGTTACAACTCGTTCATCATACAATATCTATTGTACTTTTATGCCTCAAAGAGAGTTATTGTTAATAGATGTCATgtctaaaatacttaaaaaggtTTTAAATCCTTCTCAAATGAGAAGCTCACTATTGTGTCGAAG gTGCTTTACACTTTTTGATGAGTTGGATCAGATATCTACACGTTTCAAAAAGCTTCAAACTGACATTATTAAACGTTACACTTCTACTTGTAACGAATATAaagatgaacatttttttaaaattgtgaatAGTATGACTCCGATAAAAATTGAAGAACTTTCACACAGTGAACAAGAAAATGATAACAAATCctttaatgatgatgatgaaaaTAGCGAAAAATCATCCATAGCTTTAAATGag ATTGTTGAGAATATCATCAGTAACATACAAGCTGATGAAACTATGGACAACGATGAAGAAATTAAAGAATGTACTTCTGATACTTCAAAAGATAAAATTGTACTAATTAATGAAAAGGTTACAGAACATATTGATGCAGTAGATATCCCTTTATCTGTTGTTGAAGAATCAACCTGTGAAACAA aatcAAGGAAACTAagtgttgataataattacaaatgtgAGCAATGTGATGATTCTTTTCTTCAAGCTTCAGATTTAAAGAATCATTTTAATATGGTTCATAAAAGTACTAAAAGTTTCTTTTGTTCTGTTTGCGATAAAAGTTTTTCAACCAAACAAgcattaaataatcatttgtcCAAAGAACATAACACTTTAGATAAAAAGACAATTAATGATCAAGTTGATTCAATTTCTCCAGCAGTTAAAA cTGAAAATGAAACCTCCATTTGTGATACGGATTCAAACATAGTCAGTGAAGCTAGTACTGATTATATAAATGATGCTCCCGAAGGTGTGGTAATTGACGTGAAACCTGAATTTTCCATTGATAATAGCATGTATTTAGAGGAAGTTGTACAAGAAGAAAATGAAGATGATGATTTTGAATGGAAAGAAGAACAACAACTTAACTATATTGAAGAAAATATCATAGAAGATAGTTCAAGTGCAATTGATGAAACAATAACCCCTTCATCGGGATCAgaaaaatctgataaaaaacgaaaaaaaagagGTAGCTCACGTTCTGGTGAACGTGCATGTTTGCCAGCTATACATAGTTGTATACTTTGTGGAAAAAAATGGAGGACAGTCACAGAGTTAAAATCTCATGTACAATCGCACAGTTCTCTTAGGCCTTATGTCTGTGag atatgtGGTCAagcatataaaatgaaaaaagctTTAGACGTGCACATTGGAATGCACAATGGTATACATCCTTTTACTTGTGAATACTGTAATAAGTCTTTTACACAAAAAGTTGGTCTACAAAAACATATTCCCATCCATACTGGATATACACGGTTTCAATGTGATTTGTGTGGGAAGcgatttattcatcaaaaaagtTTTCATATACATACAATGACTCATACAGGTGAAAAACATGTTAAATGCTCTGAGTGTGGTTTGGCTGTTTTATCTCAATCACATCTTAAGCGACATTTAAGAGTTCATACTGGAGAGCGACCATATGCTTGTCCAATATGTGGCAAACGTTTTGCAGAAAAGTATAACATGAACGCTCATGTGCATATTCACGAAAATAACTCAGGAAATGCACCAAGGAGAAATAGAAATCATAT atGTCAATTGTGTGGTATGAGTTATGATCGAAAACATAAACTTGAATATCATTTAGCTTCAGCACATAACAAAATTGACAGTAAACTTTCTCAAGATCAAGAATTGGTGCAATTACAACAACCAAAAATTGAATACTTTCAAGAA aattccCAAGGTCATCAAATCATCAATGTGGATAATAATGCTATTGAACACAATGGTAGCACTACAATGATAACAGTTAGTGGTGTCAAACTTCCAATATCCTTAGATGGTGCTCCAATTATGGTTACTACGATGCCACAAGAATCCCATACTACCAATCTTGTACCGCTCAACATACCTACAGGTCCTCTTCTTACTTACAGGCCATCAAAcacaaatgataataatgatcaaCAGATGGTTGATGGTTCACAAAACTCTTATATGCCACAAAATCCTGTTACAATACAATTGTCTTAA
- the LOC132917999 gene encoding tRNA modification GTPase GTPBP3, mitochondrial, with product MNGNFYRLGVNVGVTHRRLKSTIYALSSGLGKCGVAVIRVSGPCASDAILNMTHLKYLPKSRKACLNKIIDPTTKEQLDNGLLLWFPGPRSFTGEDCCEFQVHGGRAVVTSILHGLSKLPNFRPAEPGEFTKRSFYNNKMDLTEVEGLADLIEADTEFQRKQALMQLEGALRQLYSSWRQHILENLAYVEAYIDFSETDNIEDLVLENVKENLEKLAKEIEMHLMDNRSGELLRDGVKVAIIGAPNTGKSSLLNSLCSREAAIVTDLPGTTRDPIQVPLDVSGYSVLLIDTAGIRSQTVNLIEDLGIKKSKVQAQSADMVILMADVQYLLDVDNIDLWLQNYVKNLKVQYDNCLVYVNKIDTVSDDQVVRLKKLSQNSNWTVCFGSCKVNDGLSDMMRTFKSRLQQLCGNPNFEHPRCTQARHRYCLLKALNSVQMYLDISKSDENIDVAAQHLRKATLHVGKITGHVSTEEVLNVIFSKFCIGK from the exons ATGAATGGGAACTTCTATCGGCTAGGAGTTAATGTTGGTGTAACACATAGAAGACTGAAGTCAACAATCTATGCACTCTCTTCAG GTCTTGGAAAATGTGGTGTAGCTGTTATCAGAGTATCTGGTCCTTGTGCATCTGACGCTATATTAAACATGacccatttaaaatatttaccaaaatcTAGAAAAGCTTGtttgaacaaaattattgaCCCAACTACTAAAGAACAATTAGACAACGGATTATTACTTTGGTTTCCAG GCCCTAGAAGTTTCACAGGCGAAGATTGCTGTGAATTTCAAGTACATGGTGGTAGGGCTGTTGTCACTTCAATTCTACATGGTTTATCAAAACTACCAAATTTTCGACCGGCTGAACCTG gagaATTCACCAAACgttctttttataataacaagatGGATTTAACTGAAGTAGAAGGTTTAGCCGATCTTATAGAAGCTGACACTGAGTTTCAAAGAAAGCAAGCACTGATGCAATTAGAAGGTGCCTTGAGACAACTTTATAGTTCTTGGAGACAACATATTTTAGAA aatttagCTTATGTCGAAGCTTATATAGATTTCAGTGAAACCGATAATATTGAAGACTTGGTATTGGAAAATGTTAAAGAAAATCTAGAAAAACTTGCTAAagaaattgaa atgCACTTAATGGACAACAGATCGGGTGAACTTTTACGTGATGGAGTCAAAGTGGCAATAATCGGAGCACCAAATACAGGAAAGAGTAGTCTTTTGAATtctttat GTAGCAGGGAAGCAGCTATCGTAACAGATTTACCTGGTACAACTAGAGATCCAATTCAGGTGCCCTTAGATGTGTCTGGTTACTCTGTACTTTTGATTGACACTGCAGGAATTCGTTCCCAAACCGTAAATTTGATTGAAGACTTGGGAATAAAGAAATCTAAAGTTCAGGCCCAAAGTGCTGATATGGTAATTCTAATGGCTGATGTTCAATATCTCTTAGATGTAGATAACATAGATTTGTGGCttcaaaattatgtaaaaaatttgaAAGTGCAGTATGATAATTGTTTAGTATATGTGAATAAAATTGACACTGTGTCAGATGACCAAGTGGTTcgacttaaaaaattatcacaaaATTCTAATTGGACCGTGTGTTTTGGTTCATGCAAAGTTAATGACGGTTTATCAGATATGATGAGAACATTTAAAAGTCGTTTACAACAATT ATGCGGAAATCCCAATTTTGAACATCCTCGTTGTACTCAAGCAAGACACAGATATTGTCTCTTAAAAGCATTGAATAGTGTTCAGATGTATCTTGATATTTCAAAGTCTGATGAAAACATTGACGTTGCTGCACAGCATTTACGTAAAGCAACATTACATGTAGGGAAAATTACAGGACATGTGTCAACTGAAGAAGTGCtcaatgtaatattttccaaattttGTATTGGTAAATAA
- the LOC132918530 gene encoding mitochondrial carrier homolog 1-like, which yields MDSDTENRIEENGDAPKHNLIGKCVMKTITHPLDYARFLVQIGHEPMAPYRHRSIFGEERLFLPNLVIYAKYIYSVDGFKGMYIGLGPKIMGICIEHFSSYLMSDYIQIDKNQNINNKDSDLEVWKKCAIKTSKEMICTATSIILSHPLHIVSMRMMAQFVGYEHRYTLVLQSILLINREEGVKGLFAGIIPRLFAGLGTVILVNVAKQAFSRYLFDPSPMTLNIADFAASYLANAATYSFNVVTACTAINNCGLAAGMPPDMPVFGNWLECMKYLYRTDQLNRGSSTWFRRVPLTNSKLLKLL from the exons atggATTCGGACACTGAAAATCGGATCGAAGAAAATGGTGATGCTCCCAAACACAATTTAATCGGAAAATGCGTTATGAAAACTATAACTCATCCCCTAGATTATGCTAGATTTTTGGTTCag attGGTCATGAACCAATGGCACCATATCGTCACAGAAGTATTTTTGGTGAAGAACGATTGTTCCTtcctaatttagtaatttatg ctaaatacatttattcagtAGATGGATTTAAAGGAATGTATATTGGATTAGGTCCTAAGATCATGGGAATTtgtattgaacatttttcatcATACCTAATGTCTGATTATATTCAAAttgacaaaaatcaaaatataaataataaagattcaGATTTAGAAgt ATGGAAAAAATGTGCAATTAAAACATCTAAAGAAATGATATGTACAGCAACAAGTATCATTTTGAGTCATCCCTTACACATTGTTTCTATGAGAATGATGGCCCAATTTGTTGGTTATGAACATCGTTACAc ctTAGTGTTACAATCGATTTTACTTATAAACCGTGAAGAAGGAGTTAAAGGATTATTTGCTGGTATCATTCCACGTCTATTTGCTGGTTTGGGAACTGTAATTCTTGTTAATGTAGCAAAACAAGCATTTTCACGTTATTTATTCGATCCTTCACCTATGACTTTGAATATTGCTGATTTTGCTGCTtcg TATTTAGCTAATGCTGCTACTTATTCATTTAATGTTGTAACTGCTTGTACAGCAATCAACAACTGTGG gtTAGCTGCTGGCATGCCTCCTGATATGCCTGTATTCGGAAATTGGTTGGAATGTATGAAATACCTGTACAGAACTGATCAGTTGAACCGTGGATCATCAACTTGGTTCAGACGTGTTCCACTAACAAATTCAAAACTTCTAAAATTGCTCTAA
- the LOC132918531 gene encoding DNA repair protein complementing XP-A cells homolog has product MELTEDQRKRIEENRKKALLIRQEKSKARSTVQPYQKPILSKKDKSHQITVAGQLYVDTEAGFLLNEDDLSDKNKPIILASTPNPILSKTEQPLCLECNHEFGISYLMTNFDHPVCDRCKDKFGKEKYDLITKTEAKKEYLLKDCDIDLRSPPLRFILGKNPHNSRWGEMKLYLLLQVEKRALEVWGSEEEVERQIELRQEKQKASKLKTFKKKVKELRMSTRSSLYTKVTKASHQHEYDTEIYNEEEDNYERTCTSCGFHEIFEKM; this is encoded by the exons ATGGAACTTACAGAAGATCAGAGAAAACGTATagaagaaaatagaaaaaaagcaTTGTTAATAAGACAAGAAAAATCGAAAGCTAGATCAACTGTACAACCTTATCAAAa ACCCATATTATCAAAGAAAGATAAAAGTCATCAAATCACAGTTGCTGGTCAATTATATGTAGACACTGAAGCTGGGTTTTTGCTTAACGAGGATGATCTATCAGATAAGAATAAGCCG ataatactAGCATCAACACCAAATccaatattatcaaaaactgAACAGCCTTTATGTCTTGAATGTAATCATGAATTTGGTATTTCTTACTTGATGACAAATTTTGATCATCCTGTCTGTGATAGATGcaa gGATAAGTTcggaaaagaaaaatatgatttaattaccAAGACTGAAGCTAAAAAAGAATACTTATTAAAAGATTGTGACATTGATTTGCGCTCACCTCCGCTTAGGTTTATTCTGGGCAAAAATCCACACAATTCAAGATGGGGTGAAATGAAATTATATCTTTTACTTCAA GTAGAAAAAAGAGCATTAGAAGTTTGGGGTTCTGAAGAAGAAGTGGAACGACAAATTGAACTAAGACAAGAAAAGCAAAAGGCCTCAAagttaaaaacattcaaaaaaaaagtcaaag aattaagaATGTCAACTAGGAGTAGTTTGTATACTAAAGTCACAAAAGCTTCTCATCAACATGAATATGATACAGAGATATACAATGAAGAAGAAGATAATTATGAACGCACTTGTACTTCTTGTggatttcatgaaatttttgaaaaaatgtaa